A part of Odontesthes bonariensis isolate fOdoBon6 chromosome 23, fOdoBon6.hap1, whole genome shotgun sequence genomic DNA contains:
- the hbae4 gene encoding hemoglobin subunit alpha-D-like produces MLSKKEKVLIKEIWERLTPVAENIGAEALLRMFASYPGTKTYFSHLDISPGSAHLFSHGKKIVLAIAEGAKDISQLTVTLAPLQTLHAYQLRIDPTNFKLFSHCVLVTLACFLGEDFTPVAHAAMDKFLSAFAAVLAEKYR; encoded by the exons ATGCTGTCAAAGAAGGAGAAGGTGCTGATTAAAGAAATATGGGAAAGACTGACTCCTGTGGCCGAAAACATTGGGGCTGAGGCACTTCTTCG GATGTTTGCTTCTTACCCAGGCACCAAGACATACTTTTCCCACCTAGACATCAGTCCTGGCTCCGCCCACCTGTTCTCTCACGGGAAAAAGATTGTCCTGGCCATAGCAGAGGGGGCCAAAGACATCAGCCAGCTGACCGTCACCCTGGCTCCGCTGCAGACTCTGCACGCGTACCAGCTCCGGATCGACCCGACCAACTTCAAG CTGTTCTCACACTGTGTACTTGTCACTCTGGCCTGTTTCTTGGGCGAAGACTTCACCCCGGTTGCACACGCAGCAATGGACAAGTTCCTGTCGGCTTTCGCGGCTGTGCTCGCCGAGAAGTACAGATGA